In Camelina sativa cultivar DH55 chromosome 16, Cs, whole genome shotgun sequence, a single window of DNA contains:
- the LOC104750984 gene encoding glycerophosphodiester phosphodiesterase GDPD4-like isoform X1, with product MAIFGWRQRRRPLDGGVTRRRRFLRPLYSRKVKRIFLFAVVFLTIVPPLFFHFKLRRIRQIVAQKCDWLHHPPLVCAHGGDSTLAFPNTMDAYSLAIRSRVDCIEVDVSRSSDGVLFALHNRDLQRIARNSSVQVGDLTMKQIKELDVSEIVKGTSGNRRIPTLEQALTLISSSVRQVILDAKVGPPMFEKGLAQDILSVIESAQCKNCIVWAKSDTLARDIIKQAPDTTVGYIVMVDHSTGVRSNLLRMKGARVVGVYHPLIDEELVRVVRRRNKDVYAWTVDDADSMKRMLNLSVNAVVTSDPSMFQGLMEDLRTECLEEGFSTRT from the exons ATGGCGATCTTCGGATGGCGGCAGAGAAGACGGCCACTCGACGGAGGAGTAACTCGCCGCCGTCGTTTCTTAAGGCCATTGTATTCGAGAAAAGTCAAGAGAATATTTCTATTCGCTGTGGTCTTCTTAACTATAGtccctcctctcttcttccattTCAAACTCCGACGAATTCGTCAGATTGTGGCGCAAAAGTGCGATTGGCTTCACCATCCTCCACTTGTATGTGCTCACGGCGGCGATTCCACTCTCGCTTTCCCAAACACC aTGGATGCTTACAGTCTCGCTATACGTTCTCGAGTTGATTGCATCGAAGTCGATGTTTCCCGTTCCTCCGATGGTGTTTTATTCGCTCTCCACAACAG GGATCTGCAGCGTATTGCTCGTAACTCTTCTGTTCAAGTGGGAGATCTGACTATGAAACAG ATCAAGGAACTCGATGTCTCGGAGATTGTTAAAGGCACCTCGGGAAATCGTAGGATTCCTACCCTTGAACAAGCTTTAACG TTGATATCAAGTTCAGTCCGGCAAGTGATTCTTGATGCGAAAGTTGGACCGCCAATGTTTGAAAAGGGACTGGCACAAGACATTCTTTCTGTT ATTGAGAGCGCACAGTGCAAGAATTGCATCGTATGGGCCAAAAGTGACACTTTGGCTAGGGACATAATCAAGCAAGCACCAGATACTACA GTGGGATACATTGTGATGGTGGATCATTCAACTGGGGTGAGAAGCAACCTGCTAAGAATGAAGGGTGCTAGGGTTGTGGGAGTCTATCATCCCTTGATCGATGAAGAATTAGTCAGAGTCGTGCGTCG GAGAAACAAAGATGTTTATGCGTGGACTGTGGATGATGCTGATTCTATGAAAAGGATGCTTAACTTAAGTGTGAATGCTGTTGTTACGAGCGATCCATCTATGTTTCAAGGTCTCATGGAAGATCTTAGAACTGAGTGTCTTGAAGAAGGCTTTTCAACACGGACATGA
- the LOC104750987 gene encoding putative F-box protein At1g70970 has protein sequence MEKSNFESLTEDHQMNILSRLPLKSLVKFLLVSKKWASMIRSTKFNVDYLSRSMTRPRVMFMVQRDTSQPPEPTMLWFDTIYKEQTLTTEPLYTEVLFYSVYQEEEPLLSSGQQQLRISLHSKYGVSQPIRGLICLRLKTKLAICNPGTRMFHTLPEIQAPEDSYITSFLGYAEATNVFKVLCLTQLKSHEPLGGALEYLVLTVEPGQEESWRSITCPHKHACVSLQLEGICKGGVLYYGAYRLQPDESQSNSDKLVLMSFNVRSEEFAVIRYPDYDSDYTNWRFVFYKEKIALVNDSDFDKEDVNDEPNLDNETVNDEPNGTKVFHIIVLDESTQQWERTPIKILHWEEAVGAKEFYFQGTIGENELVFAQYSTKRGGPDYCVLYYNTREFQKV, from the coding sequence atggaGAAATCAAATTTCGAGTCACTTACTGAAGATCATCAAATGAATATTCTGTCACGGTTGCCTCTGAAGTCCTTGGTGAAGTTCCTCCTTGTCTCGAAGAAATGGGCATCCATGATCCGCTCTACGAAATTCAATGTTGATTACTTGAGCCGATCGATGACAAGGCCTCGAGTGATGTTCATGGTCCAACGTGATACATCACAGCCACCCGAACCTACGATGTTGTGGTTTGACACTATTTATAAAGAGCAAACCTTAACAACCGAACCACTTTACACTGAGGTGTTGTTTTACTCTGTTTACCAAGAGGAGGAACCATTGTTGTCTTCTGGACAACAACAGTTGCGTATTTCTCTACATTCAAAATATGGTGTTTCTCAGCCCATCCGAGGTTTGATCTGTCTTAGGTTAAAAACTAAGCTTGCGATTTGCAATCCGGGTACGAGAATGTTTCATACTTTACCGGAGATCCAAGCGCCTGAAGATTCTTACATAACAAGTTTTCTCGGATACGCTGAAGCTACAAATGTATTCAAGGTGTTATGCCTCACGCAGTTGAAGTCCCATGAACCATTAGGTGGAGCTTTGGAATATCTAGTCTTGACGGTGGAGCCCGGTCAAGAAGAATCTTGGAGATCGATCACATGTCCACATAAACATGCATGTGTTTCACTACAACTTGAAGGAATATGTAAAGGAGGGGTTTTGTACTATGGAGCTTATCGACTTCAACCCGATGAATCTCAGTCCAATAGTGACAAATTAGTGCTCATGAGCTTCAATGTGAGGTCTGAAGAGTTTGCCGTCATTAGGTATCCTGATTATGATTCTGATTATACAAATTGGAGATTTGTGTTTTACAAAGAGAAAATTGCCTTAGTTAATGACTCTGACTTTGACAAAGAAGATGTGAATGATGAACCGAACTTGGACAATGAAACTGTGAATGATGAACCGAATGGGACTaaagtttttcatataattGTTTTGGATGAGAGTACGCAACAATGGGAGAGAACCCCCATAAAGATTCTTCACTGGGAAGAAGCTGTTGGAGCGAAGGAATTTTATTTCCAAGGTACCATTGGAGAAAACGAACTTGTTTTTGCACAATACTCTACCAAACGTGGCGGCCCTGACTACTGTGTGTTGTATTACAATACAAGAGAGTTTCAGAAGGTTTGA
- the LOC104750986 gene encoding eukaryotic translation initiation factor 2D-like has protein sequence MFKKAVEAKSHQRLSGADRKKLRRTVRNRLPLLTDELLDAILPPKVEITLSKFQNRVHVYSIEGGCPMFFDIDGRGTEIFPTVFALWEAPEMLPSFMLKGGEVSRYVLGGADLMFPGIWIPSQGFPSFSAGEIWAVQVPGNPAPIAVGCTTMSSEEALKAGLRGKALRITHYYRDFLWESAEGHYVPNAGFMENVVMEDPSYLASGSVEEISDSSAGPQTSTEIEDESGDVNNIGPSTSVTDAKNDTEEHLVGSMNEMNLTDDVSANEANADKQNILSPEEVDALLDQCLLQALHTTLKEKDLPIPGSTLWANHVLPCRPSGLTLDIKKSSHKKLSKWLQSKASTGMISVKEDKHKKEIILISVNRSHPDYKSFKPEKKKAEISESPGERSTAQPQSEKMLEIIEVYKPSIHNSAIFASVGEDKGNLYTASEATDVVFRYIEKENLVKPTNKTMVVLDAILCDSLFKGAIKKGSAYPSEIHKKDVGSTFVGRMQPHHVVMRGGGEPVVRKGAIKPVQIMTERRQGNKKVTKVTGMETFLIEPDLFGSELQKKFACSTSVGELPGKKGYEVLIQGGVFDNLARYMVEHYGVPKRFIEVLDKTRK, from the exons ATGTTCAAGAAGGCCGTGGAGGCAAAGTCTCACCAGCGTCTCTCCGGCGCTGACCGGAAAAAACTCCGCCGCACTGTACGAAATAGGCTTCCCCTTCTAACCGATGAACTCCTCGACGCAATCCTTCCTCCCAAG GTCGAGATAACTCTTTCCAAGTTTCAGAATCGAGTCCATGTGTATAGTATCGAAGGTGGATGTCCCATGTTTTTTGATATCGATGGAAGAGGAACTGAGATATTCCCCACAG TTTTTGCTCTCTGGGAGGCTCCTGAAATGTTACCTTCCTTTATGTTGAAAGGAGGTGAGGTTTCACGGTATGTTTTAGGCGGTGCAGATTTGATGTTCCCAGGTATATGGATCCCTTCCCAAGGCTTTCCCTCTTTCTCTGCCGGAGAAATATGGGCTGTCCAAGTTCCTGGAAATCCTGCACCTATTGCG GTTGGGTGTACCACAATGAGTAGTGAAGAAGCCCTTAAAGCAGGTTTGCGAGGGAAGGCTTTACGGATTACTCATTATTACCGTGACTTCCTTTG GGAATCAGCTGAGGGGCACTATGTTCCAAATGCTGGTTTTATGGAGAATGTTGTCATGGAGGATCCATCGTACCTTGCTTCTGGTTCAGTTGAAGAAATCTCAGACTCTTCAGCTGGTCCACAGACAAGCACAGAGATTGAAGATGAATCTGGTGATGTTAACAATATTGGGCCTTCAACCTCTGTTACGGATGCAAAGAATGATACTGAAGAACATTTGGTTGGGAGCATGAATGAGATGAACTTGACAGATGACGTTTCTGCTAATGAAGCAAATGCCGACAAGCAGAATATTCTCTCCCCTGAGGAGGTAGATGCCCTTCTTGACCAATGCCTTTTGCAAGCATTGCATACAACTCTAAAGGAGAAGGACCTTCCCATCCCAGGAAGTACTCTATG GGCAAATCATGTATTACCTTGTAGGCCATCTGGTCTCACACTTGACATTAAGAAGTCTTCCCATAAAAAGCTGTCAAAGTGGCTGCAGTCTAAAGCGTCTACTGGAATG ATATCTGTTAAAGAAGACAAGCATAAGAAGGAGATTATATTGATTTCAGTCAACCGCAGCCACCCAGATTACAAATCCTTCAagccagagaagaagaaagctgaaaTCTCTGAGTCTCCTGGAGAGCGCTCCACAGCGCAACCTCAGTCAGAGAAAATGCTTGAAATCATAGAGGTCTATAAACCTAGCATACACAACAGTGCAATATTTGCATCAGTTGGGGAAGACAAAGGAAATCTGTACACAGCTTCCGAAGCCACTGATGTTGTGTTTAGATACATCGAGAAAGAAAATCTGGTAAAGccaacaaacaagacaatggTAGTATTGGATGCGATACTATGCGATTCATTGTTCAAAGGAGCTATCAAAAAGGGATCAGCATATCCGTCAGAGATTCACAAAAAAGATGTTGGGTCGACGTTTGTAGGTAGAATGCAGCCTCATCACGTAGTGATGAGAGGAGGCGGTGAACCTGTGGTTCGTAAAGGAGCTATAAAGCCGGTTCAGATAATGACAGAACGAAGACAAGGTAACAAAAAAGTGACCAAGGTCACAGGGATGGAGACGTTCTTGATAGAACCAGACTTGTTTGGATCAGAACTGCAGAAGAAGTTTGCTTGCAGTACTTCAGTTGGAGAACTTCCAG GTAAGAAAGGGTACGAGGTTCTGATTCAAGGAGGTGTGTTTGATAATCTTGCGAGATACATGGTGGAACACTATGGAGTTCCAAAGAGATTCATTGAAGTTCTTGATAAGACTAggaagtga
- the LOC104753778 gene encoding putative F-box protein At1g70970, with protein sequence MDSSSFDFESLHEDLQMQILSWLPLKSLVKFLIVSKKWASIILGEQFRKIYLSRSMTRPRLMFMIERYTSQPPSAPPELDMSWLNSVYQEGRLIPVSPDTEVLFHSVYQEEKPLLSSGQQQLRIPIDIMACHFSQPIRGLICLQLGTKFAIFNPGAKKLRKLPEIQAHENAWIKSFLGYDEATNVFKVLCRTSLMMSGQETKEYHVLTVGSVEDEEPWRRITCKYDHSPAIEGLWKEGVLYYGARFSIDKSLVVMSFNVRSEQFSTVIEFPDGSAHSRWNFVIYDGNIALVDNSDFDNDVVNEPDGTKVFQIFVLDETARKWRGERIKIHCWEQNVGDMELHFRGTIGTGKLVFAHYHNRYGRDLFVLYYDTVTKIIRMFNIGNGRVVGDYDVVQTFLDHVDSLFLM encoded by the exons atggACAGTTCAAGTTTCGATTTCGAATCACTTCATGAAGATCTACAAATGCAGATTCTGTCATGGTTGCCTCTGAAATCCTTGGTGAAGTTCCTCATCGTCTCGAAGAAATGGGCATCTATTATCCTTGGGGAACAATTTCGAAAAATCTACTTGAGCCGATCGATGACAAGGCCTCGACTGATGTTCATGATCGAACGATATACATCACAGCCACCCAGTGCC CCACCTGAACTTGATATGTCGTGGTTGAACTCTGTTTATCAAGAGGGAAGACTTATACCCGTATCACCTGACACTGAGGTGTTGTTTCACTCTGTTTATCAAGAGGAGAAACCATTGTTGTCGTCTGGTCAACAACAATTGCGTATTCCTATTGATATAATGGCTTGTCATTTTTCTCAGCCCATCCGAGGTTTGATCTGTCTTCAGTTAGGAACTAAGTTTGCGATTTTCAATCCGGGTGCGAAAAAGTTACGGAAGTTACCAGAGATCCAAGCACATGAAAATGCTTGGATAAAAAGTTTTCTCGGATACGATGAAGCTACGAATGTATTCAAGGTGTTATGTAGGACAAGCTTGATGATGTCAGGTCAAGAAACTAAGGAATATCATGTCTTGACGGTGGGATCggttgaagatgaagaacctTGGAGAAGGATCACATGTAAGTATGATCATTCACCAGCTATTGAAGGACTATGGAAAGAAGGGGTTTTGTACTATGGAGCCAGGTTTAGTATTGACAAATCTCTGGTCGTCATGAGCTTCAATGTTAGGTCTGAACAGTTTAGTACCGTCATTGAATTTCCTGATGGATCTGCTCATAGCCGTTGGAATTTTGTGATTTATGATGGGAACATTGCCTTAGTGGATAACTCTGACTTTGACAATGATGTTGTGAATGAACCGGATGGGACTAAAGTTTTTCAGATATTTGTTTTGGATGAAACCGCACGGAAATGGCGGGGAGAGCGCATCAAGATTCATTGTTGGGAACAAAACGTTGGAGATATGGAACTTCATTTCAGAGGTACCATTGGAACAGGAAAACTTGTTTTCGCACATTACCATAACCGTTACGGCCGTGATCTCTTTGTGTTGTATTACGATACAGTCACAAAAATTATCAGAATGTTTAATATTGGAAATGGAAGAGTGGTTGGCGACTATGATGTTGTTCAAACGTTCTTGGATCATGTTGATAGTCTTTTCCTTATGTGA
- the LOC104753776 gene encoding putative F-box protein At1g70960, whose protein sequence is MTRPRVLFVAHDVRIQRNKAEALFHSVYQEEEPLLSSGQQQIRTNEAEVPLDEVSQPIRGLICLRGGTNVVICNPSAKKFRRLPQIQRPNGASIRCFFGYDESTDVLKVLCITQFGDGRRTKEFHVYTVTKGSVEDSSWRRITSNHDHSPVTQRLFKGGFLHYVAQPNSDKYLVMRFNVSTEDFTIIEVHDRGETSTVNDHRWKLVNYNGELPW, encoded by the coding sequence ATGACAAGGCCTCGAGTGTTGTTCGTCGCCCATGATGTAAGAATCCAGCGAAACAAAGCCGAAGCCTTGTTTCACTCTGTTTACCAAGAGGAGGAACCATTGTTGTCGTCTGGTCAACAACAGATACGCACCAACGAAGCAGAAGTACCACTTGATGAAGTTTCTCAACCCATCCGAGGTTTGATCTGTCTTCGAGGTGGTACTAATGTTGTGATTTGCAACCCAAGTGCGAAAAAGTTTCGGCGTTTACCTCAGATCCAAAGGCCTAACGGAGCATCCATAAGATGTTTTTTCGGATACGATGAATCTACGGATGTACTCAAGGTGTTATGTATTACACAGTTCGGAGATGGTAGGCGAACTAAGGAGTTTCATGTATACACGGTGACAAAGGGATCGGTTGAAGACTCTTCTTGGAGACGGATCACAAGTAACCATGATCATTCACCAGTTACTCAAAGACTATTCAAAGGAGGTTTCTTGCACTATGTAGCTCAGCCCAATAGTGACAAATATCTGGTAATGAGATTCAACGTGAGTACTGAAGATTTCACTATCATTGAAGTACATGACAGAGGCGAAACCTCTACAGTTAATGATCATCGTTGGAAATTGGTGAATTACAATGGGGAATTGCCTTGGTAG
- the LOC104750984 gene encoding glycerophosphodiester phosphodiesterase GDPD4-like isoform X2: MLTVSLYVLELIASKSMFPVPPMVFYSLSTTVRDLQRIARNSSVQVGDLTMKQIKELDVSEIVKGTSGNRRIPTLEQALTLISSSVRQVILDAKVGPPMFEKGLAQDILSVIESAQCKNCIVWAKSDTLARDIIKQAPDTTVGYIVMVDHSTGVRSNLLRMKGARVVGVYHPLIDEELVRVVRRRNKDVYAWTVDDADSMKRMLNLSVNAVVTSDPSMFQGLMEDLRTECLEEGFSTRT; encoded by the exons ATGCTTACAGTCTCGCTATACGTTCTCGAGTTGATTGCATCGAAGTCGATGTTTCCCGTTCCTCCGATGGTGTTTTATTCGCTCTCCACAACAG TCAGGGATCTGCAGCGTATTGCTCGTAACTCTTCTGTTCAAGTGGGAGATCTGACTATGAAACAG ATCAAGGAACTCGATGTCTCGGAGATTGTTAAAGGCACCTCGGGAAATCGTAGGATTCCTACCCTTGAACAAGCTTTAACG TTGATATCAAGTTCAGTCCGGCAAGTGATTCTTGATGCGAAAGTTGGACCGCCAATGTTTGAAAAGGGACTGGCACAAGACATTCTTTCTGTT ATTGAGAGCGCACAGTGCAAGAATTGCATCGTATGGGCCAAAAGTGACACTTTGGCTAGGGACATAATCAAGCAAGCACCAGATACTACA GTGGGATACATTGTGATGGTGGATCATTCAACTGGGGTGAGAAGCAACCTGCTAAGAATGAAGGGTGCTAGGGTTGTGGGAGTCTATCATCCCTTGATCGATGAAGAATTAGTCAGAGTCGTGCGTCG GAGAAACAAAGATGTTTATGCGTGGACTGTGGATGATGCTGATTCTATGAAAAGGATGCTTAACTTAAGTGTGAATGCTGTTGTTACGAGCGATCCATCTATGTTTCAAGGTCTCATGGAAGATCTTAGAACTGAGTGTCTTGAAGAAGGCTTTTCAACACGGACATGA